From Roseburia hominis, the proteins below share one genomic window:
- a CDS encoding Tex family protein: MDINQKITEELGVQRWQVDAAVKLIDEGNTIPFIARYRKEAHGTLDDEQLRKLYERLTYLRNLEEKKEQVLSSIEEQGKLTPELKAQILAAQTQVLVDDLYRPYRPKRRTRATIAKEKGLEPLAVLISLQNAKEPLEALAASYISEERGVANAKEAIDGAKDILAESISDEADYRTRIRNMTMKKGVLVSVAKDEKAESVYEMYYDFSEPVSKLAGHRVLALNRGEKEKFLTVKIEAPEEDIIRYLEKKVIRRDNPYTTSVLKEVVEDSYKRLIAPAIEREIRNDLTEKAEDGAILVFGKNLEQLLMQPPIVGQVVLGWDPAFRTGCKLAVVDATGKVIGTTVIYPTAPTTPQKIQAAKDLLKKIIPKYHVTLISLGNGTASRESEQFIVELLKEIPQKVQYVIVNEAGASVYSASKLATEEFPKFDVGQRSATSIARRLQDPLAELVKIDPKSIGVGQYQHDMNQKKLSEALGGVVEDCVNKVGVDLNTASAPLLSYISGISGTLAKNIVAYREENGKFEDRKELLKVPKLGPKAFEQCAGFMRITGGKNPLDGTSVHPESYEAATKLLEKQGFKPNDIIGGKLIGLSLTIKNYKKLSEELGIGEITLRDIVKELEKPARDPRDEMPRPILRTDVLEMKDLKEGMMLKGTVRNVIDFGVFVDIGVHQDGLVHISQITDRFIKHPLEAVSVGDIVDVKVMSVDLQKKRIQLTMRGIQK, from the coding sequence ATGGATATCAATCAAAAGATCACAGAGGAACTTGGCGTACAAAGATGGCAGGTAGATGCTGCCGTAAAATTGATTGACGAGGGAAACACCATCCCCTTCATCGCGCGTTACCGTAAGGAGGCGCATGGCACGCTGGATGACGAACAGCTCAGAAAATTATATGAGCGTTTGACGTATCTGCGGAATCTGGAGGAGAAAAAAGAGCAGGTGTTATCCAGCATTGAAGAGCAGGGCAAGCTGACGCCGGAGCTTAAGGCTCAGATTCTGGCGGCGCAGACGCAGGTGCTGGTGGACGATCTCTACCGCCCTTACCGTCCAAAGCGAAGAACCCGCGCGACCATCGCAAAGGAGAAGGGATTGGAGCCCTTGGCGGTACTCATTTCTCTGCAAAATGCAAAAGAGCCTCTGGAAGCGCTGGCGGCTTCCTATATATCAGAGGAAAGAGGCGTTGCAAATGCCAAAGAAGCTATCGATGGGGCGAAGGATATCCTGGCGGAATCCATTTCCGACGAAGCAGATTACAGGACGCGTATCCGAAATATGACGATGAAAAAAGGCGTATTGGTATCTGTTGCAAAAGATGAGAAGGCGGAGTCGGTTTATGAGATGTATTATGATTTTTCCGAACCGGTCTCAAAACTTGCAGGGCATCGGGTGCTGGCGCTGAACCGTGGAGAGAAAGAAAAATTCCTGACTGTGAAGATCGAAGCCCCGGAGGAGGATATTATCCGCTATCTGGAGAAAAAAGTGATCCGAAGAGACAATCCGTACACGACTTCGGTGTTAAAAGAAGTGGTAGAGGACAGCTATAAACGTCTGATCGCCCCGGCGATCGAGAGGGAAATACGGAATGATCTGACCGAAAAGGCGGAGGACGGTGCGATCCTGGTGTTCGGAAAGAACCTGGAACAGCTCCTGATGCAGCCTCCGATTGTAGGGCAGGTCGTGCTGGGCTGGGACCCGGCTTTTCGTACCGGCTGTAAGCTGGCCGTAGTGGACGCGACTGGAAAAGTGATCGGGACCACGGTCATTTACCCGACTGCCCCCACCACGCCGCAGAAGATTCAGGCGGCAAAGGATCTGCTTAAAAAAATCATTCCGAAGTATCATGTCACCCTGATCTCTTTGGGAAATGGAACGGCGTCCAGGGAGTCTGAGCAGTTCATCGTGGAGCTTTTGAAGGAGATTCCGCAGAAGGTGCAGTATGTGATTGTGAATGAAGCGGGTGCTTCCGTATATTCAGCCAGCAAACTGGCCACCGAGGAGTTCCCCAAATTCGACGTAGGGCAGAGAAGTGCCACCTCTATTGCAAGGCGTCTTCAGGACCCGCTTGCCGAGCTGGTAAAAATCGATCCCAAATCCATCGGCGTGGGACAGTACCAGCACGATATGAATCAGAAGAAGTTAAGTGAAGCGTTAGGGGGAGTGGTAGAGGATTGTGTAAATAAAGTAGGCGTTGACTTAAATACCGCGTCCGCACCTCTTCTTTCCTATATTTCCGGCATTTCCGGTACGCTGGCAAAAAATATCGTAGCTTACCGGGAAGAAAATGGAAAATTCGAAGATCGGAAAGAACTTTTAAAAGTGCCGAAGTTAGGGCCAAAGGCATTCGAGCAGTGCGCCGGTTTCATGCGGATTACAGGTGGAAAGAACCCGCTTGATGGGACCAGCGTGCACCCGGAATCCTACGAGGCGGCGACAAAATTGCTGGAAAAACAGGGATTCAAGCCGAACGATATCATTGGAGGTAAATTAATCGGACTGTCCCTCACGATCAAAAACTATAAAAAATTGTCGGAGGAACTGGGAATCGGAGAGATTACCCTGCGGGATATTGTAAAAGAGCTGGAAAAGCCGGCCCGTGACCCGAGAGATGAGATGCCGCGCCCGATCCTTCGGACAGACGTGTTGGAGATGAAGGATTTAAAAGAAGGCATGATGCTGAAAGGAACCGTGAGAAATGTCATTGATTTTGGCGTGTTCGTGGACATCGGGGTACATCAGGACGGGCTGGTGCATATTTCCCAGATTACAGACCGTTTCATCAAACACCCGCTGGAAGCAGTCAGCGTGGGTGATATCGTGGACGTAAAGGTAATGAGTGTGGATCTGCAGAAAAAGAGGATTCAGCTCACCATGCGGGGAATTCAGAAATAG
- a CDS encoding DUF5685 family protein — MFGYVTAYEPELKVKDFQKYKAYYCGLCQSLKDRYGTLGQLTLTYDMTFAILLLTSLYESDTKMSTHRCKVHPVKKQAMLQNEITEYAADMNLILAYYHMKDDWLDEKSVSGFAGTCALRRKVKRAILRYPRQSTVIRRELKKLARYEKENIMEIDGPAGCFGRLMEELFLYKKDQWEMPLRRLGFYLGKFIYIMDAYEDLEKDIKSGSYNPLRNLSGEADYEERCREMLCMMIGECTAEFEKLPCILDVDILRNILYDGVWKRFNKLQDKKREEQKV; from the coding sequence ATGTTCGGATATGTAACCGCTTATGAACCGGAATTAAAAGTGAAAGATTTTCAAAAATATAAGGCGTATTACTGCGGGCTCTGTCAAAGCCTGAAGGATCGCTACGGTACTTTGGGACAGCTTACCCTGACCTATGATATGACCTTTGCAATCCTTCTTTTGACCTCGCTTTATGAGAGCGACACGAAGATGTCTACGCATCGCTGCAAGGTGCACCCGGTGAAGAAGCAGGCCATGCTGCAGAATGAGATCACGGAATACGCTGCGGACATGAACCTCATTCTGGCGTATTACCATATGAAAGATGATTGGCTGGACGAGAAAAGCGTCAGCGGTTTTGCCGGGACCTGTGCGCTCAGAAGAAAGGTGAAAAGGGCGATTCTCAGATACCCCAGGCAGAGTACGGTAATCCGCAGGGAACTTAAGAAGCTTGCCAGGTATGAGAAAGAAAATATCATGGAGATCGACGGCCCTGCGGGCTGCTTCGGAAGGCTTATGGAAGAACTTTTCCTCTATAAAAAAGACCAGTGGGAGATGCCGCTTCGCAGATTGGGATTTTATCTGGGGAAATTTATTTATATCATGGATGCCTATGAGGATCTGGAGAAAGATATAAAGTCCGGCAGCTACAATCCGCTTAGGAATCTTTCCGGGGAAGCGGACTACGAAGAACGCTGCCGGGAGATGCTCTGCATGATGATTGGAGAGTGTACGGCTGAATTTGAGAAACTTCCCTGCATTTTAGACGTAGACATTTTGCGAAATATATTATATGATGGAGTGTGGAAACGTTTTAATAAATTGCAGGATAAGAAAAGAGAGGAACAGAAAGTATGA